One genomic segment of Alphaproteobacteria bacterium includes these proteins:
- a CDS encoding YqgE/AlgH family protein — translation MVIRSTLSQPRAGGYLEGQLLVATTLITESCFNRAVLYICAHGDDGAMGVIINHVLPELNYSEVLEQLEIDYSSNFIEPTVYMGGPVESSRGLVVHSHDYSHSDTVHLTGEISITSNLQVLRDISEGNGPKKHLLTLGYSGWAPGQLEAEVEANSWISVPATSALIFDTDDDKKWNSAAQSLGIDMLKLSGDVGHA, via the coding sequence ATGGTTATACGCAGCACATTATCGCAACCCCGCGCAGGGGGGTATCTTGAAGGCCAATTATTGGTCGCCACCACACTGATTACCGAATCATGTTTTAATCGCGCTGTACTATATATTTGCGCCCATGGCGACGATGGGGCAATGGGCGTTATTATCAACCATGTGCTGCCCGAGTTGAACTACAGCGAAGTGCTGGAGCAATTGGAAATTGATTATTCCAGCAATTTCATCGAACCCACTGTTTATATGGGTGGTCCTGTTGAATCCAGCCGGGGGTTGGTAGTGCATAGCCACGACTACAGCCACAGCGACACGGTACACCTGACCGGAGAAATATCAATAACCTCAAATTTGCAGGTATTACGCGATATATCCGAGGGCAACGGGCCAAAAAAACACCTGCTTACCCTCGGCTATTCCGGCTGGGCACCCGGACAGTTGGAGGCTGAAGTAGAGGCCAATAGCTGGATTTCTGTTCCTGCCACTTCTGCACTCATATTTGACACAGATGACGATAAAAAATGGAACAGTGCCGCTCAATCACTGGGCATAGACATGCTAAAGCTGTCCGGCGATGTTGGCCATGCCTAG
- a CDS encoding thioredoxin family protein, with amino-acid sequence MRAMPYLVLFVMLLLPIQALALQSEEQKAEFSTSQLLVGEKALQPQSGLAQIKAAVEIELKDGWKTYWRSPGDAGFPFLAEAAETAGNIESIEVHWPFPKRFVEEWELEVFGFKKHVAIPLTITLADGAADTQADISISYAVCSDICINEQQELSLFIPAEFSQDADKKAVDDAIATIPAQNGENGMEVISAVIDTETKDKGVLAVSVKSAAAIGEADVFIESDTPGLRFPKAELIVDEDKKTATFLVPYEISLPAKTLVGEVLRFTFVSGKAAVETEIKIAAKSANQAVAASQSNAGGNVTGGGEKANAAASVETTSVTDDSNFSFATILVFALVGGLILNIMPCVLPVLSFKLLGAIKHGGKNNREVRQSFLASVAGILTFFMMLAAFTISAKNAGHAVGWGFHFQSPAFLTFLTVMILLFAANMLGMFEIQLPSWLNTHIYDVTGTGAMKHRHHLIGDYATGVFAALMATPCTAPMLGTAVGFALARGQSEILSIFFVLGLGLSLPYLAAAMMPSLATRLPKPGAWMIRVKQVMGLLLLIAAVWLLWVIASQTHAIIAAGVLLLSALLGAVLHGGGRWRFLRRQASVAAISVGLLVGLALLPNLGLSTHQDDVLPPEELRAQLWQPFDEDKISTLVGKGKTVVVDVTADWCLTCKYNKLRVFEQEDITVALGEDTIVAMRADMTRPMPNIQAYLKKNRRYGIPFNIVYGPAATEGIVLPELLDKETLLQAITDAQGANAL; translated from the coding sequence ATGCGTGCTATGCCGTATTTAGTTCTATTTGTAATGTTGTTGCTGCCCATACAGGCATTGGCATTACAAAGCGAGGAGCAAAAAGCCGAATTTTCGACTTCTCAATTGTTAGTAGGCGAAAAAGCTTTGCAGCCACAGAGCGGCTTGGCGCAAATAAAGGCTGCAGTGGAAATTGAGCTAAAAGACGGGTGGAAAACCTATTGGCGCTCCCCTGGCGATGCGGGGTTTCCGTTTTTGGCAGAAGCCGCAGAAACAGCGGGCAATATCGAATCTATCGAGGTGCATTGGCCATTCCCTAAGCGCTTTGTTGAAGAATGGGAGCTAGAAGTTTTTGGCTTTAAAAAACATGTCGCTATTCCCCTTACCATTACCTTAGCCGATGGCGCTGCGGATACACAGGCGGATATTTCCATAAGCTACGCCGTGTGCAGCGATATCTGCATTAATGAGCAACAGGAATTATCGCTGTTTATACCGGCGGAATTTTCGCAGGATGCCGATAAAAAAGCTGTTGATGATGCAATCGCAACCATTCCAGCGCAAAATGGCGAAAACGGGATGGAGGTTATTAGTGCGGTTATTGACACTGAAACCAAAGATAAAGGCGTTTTGGCGGTTAGTGTCAAAAGTGCTGCAGCGATTGGTGAAGCGGATGTGTTTATCGAAAGCGATACGCCGGGTTTACGCTTTCCAAAAGCAGAATTAATTGTAGATGAAGACAAAAAAACGGCCACATTTTTGGTGCCGTATGAAATTTCATTGCCAGCGAAAACGTTAGTAGGAGAAGTGCTGCGGTTCACTTTTGTAAGTGGGAAGGCAGCGGTAGAAACTGAAATAAAAATCGCGGCAAAAAGCGCAAATCAAGCGGTAGCCGCTTCGCAAAGCAATGCAGGGGGTAATGTCACAGGCGGTGGAGAGAAAGCCAATGCGGCAGCGTCAGTAGAAACTACGTCTGTAACGGATGATAGTAATTTTTCTTTTGCAACCATCCTCGTATTTGCGTTGGTTGGTGGATTGATTCTAAATATTATGCCCTGCGTATTGCCGGTTTTGTCGTTTAAACTATTAGGCGCCATCAAGCATGGCGGCAAAAACAACCGTGAAGTGCGCCAAAGTTTTTTGGCCAGTGTTGCAGGTATTTTAACATTTTTTATGATGTTAGCGGCATTCACTATTTCGGCAAAAAATGCAGGTCATGCGGTGGGGTGGGGATTTCATTTTCAGTCGCCGGCATTTCTTACCTTTCTTACCGTAATGATTTTGTTATTTGCGGCAAATATGCTTGGGATGTTTGAAATTCAACTGCCATCGTGGCTAAATACGCATATATATGACGTAACTGGCACTGGTGCTATGAAGCACCGACACCATTTGATTGGTGATTATGCCACGGGTGTATTTGCTGCACTAATGGCCACGCCATGCACTGCGCCTATGTTGGGAACAGCGGTGGGCTTTGCTTTGGCGCGAGGACAAAGTGAAATATTAAGTATATTTTTTGTGCTGGGGCTGGGACTTTCTTTGCCTTATCTCGCTGCGGCAATGATGCCGTCTTTAGCTACGCGTTTACCCAAGCCCGGCGCATGGATGATCCGCGTGAAGCAAGTCATGGGATTGCTGTTATTGATTGCGGCTGTGTGGCTGTTATGGGTCATTGCGAGTCAAACGCATGCCATTATTGCAGCGGGAGTATTATTGCTATCTGCTTTGCTTGGAGCGGTATTGCATGGCGGTGGCCGCTGGCGGTTTTTACGTCGTCAGGCATCGGTAGCAGCCATCTCGGTGGGATTGCTGGTGGGGTTGGCATTGCTGCCGAATCTCGGCCTATCCACCCATCAGGATGATGTGCTGCCGCCAGAAGAATTACGTGCACAGCTGTGGCAACCTTTTGACGAAGATAAAATCAGCACCTTGGTGGGTAAAGGAAAAACCGTTGTGGTAGATGTCACAGCAGATTGGTGTTTAACCTGTAAATACAATAAACTGCGTGTGTTTGAACAAGAAGACATTACCGTCGCATTGGGAGAAGACACCATAGTTGCGATGCGTGCAGATATGACCCGCCCCATGCCGAATATTCAGGCATACTTGAAGAAAAACCGGCGTTATGGCATTCCGTTTAATATCGTATATGGTCCCGCTGCTACTGAAGGCATTGTTCTGCCAGAATTGCTGGATAAAGAAACATTGCTGCAAGCCATTACGGATGCCCAAGGAGCAAATGCGTTGTAA